One segment of Toxoplasma gondii ME49 chromosome VI, whole genome shotgun sequence DNA contains the following:
- a CDS encoding hypothetical protein (encoded by transcript TGME49_240247), producing MCSWFTFEATGSLSASARTPVLALKKRLLRCRVFDIFILRWRALDVVAILSEVFPRFAELFSGKLLPRQEPVSICEEISFRGRSFRGLKQCARQDGGKIVQPAHPAGFARVGLRLSSFCGLAVCVFSFPNAYLLDTEVDATQHTPTGATGRTREAR from the exons ATGTGCAGTTGGTTTACTTTCGAGGCAACTGGGAgtctttctgcgtctgcccgAACTCCAGTCTTGGCGCTTAAGAAACGTCTGCTGCGGTGTCGCGTTTTTGACATATTCATCCT CAGGTGGCGGGCGCTCGACGTCGTCGCCATTCTGTCGGAAGTCTTTCCGAGGTTCGCTGAATTGTTTTCCGGAAAACTGCTGCCGCGCCAAGAGCCTGTCTCTATTTGTGAAGAAATATCTTTTCGCGGGAGGTCTTTCAGAGGTCTCAAGCAGTGTGCTCGTCAAGACGGGGGAAAAATCGTGCAGCCAGCGCACCCAGCCGGTTTTGCGCGCGTCGGTCTGCggctttcctctttttgcGGCTTGGctgtttgcgttttttctttccctAATGCATATTTGCTGGACACGGAAGTCGACGCTACCCAACACACGCCAACAG GAGCTACCGGAAGAACGAGGGAAGCAAGATAA
- a CDS encoding hypothetical protein (encoded by transcript TGME49_240243~Predicted trans-membrane domain (TMHMM2.0):219-242:251-269:292-315:352-370) has protein sequence MTAHSVRGVSGALLGRRPSLASFHPLVFPHCFSHSLFLGCRLTAAKSVLTRPLSGRFSPSPFSKSSTWNRELPFSGDVRRETWTSSAAEGSTPKQHRGSPHLSLRESSSPLQFSGSLSPSTSALRSCAPRPLLCSVGSSSPSPPSLLSLRPSSPSLFSSRSSFASSPLPSAAPPSASSYLPASVRPPQNYRHLGDPRAGLYLHFLPFWARVTQPPSGARFFLRVLPLAPLCCSAVAPHLVPLWGFDSLARDLIGWSVYYAATLLASWWGMHAGMQLAHIGSPRSRGDRGPRNGVRFGFVAYGVAALIAASGAQQVEAAESLYLLAMACGLLLAGDFASHHAKIAPLWFWKERFLGISVCLAAIGALLLSEQLGTRGRQTRLEF, from the exons ATGACGGCACACAGCGTCCGCGGCGTATCGGGTGCCCTCCTGGGGCGGCGCCCAAGCCTGGCGTCCTTCCaccctctcgtttttccacaCTGTttttctcactctctctttcttggcTGTCGCCTCACAGCCGCGAAGTCGGTTCTGACCAGGCCTCTTTCTGGacgtttctcgccttctccgttttccaaGTCCAGCACCTGGAACAGAGAGCTTCCGTTCTCTGGTGACGTTCGTAGAGAAACTTGGACTTCGTCCGCAGCAGAAGGCTCGACGCCCAAACAACACAGAGGGAGTCCTCACCTGAGCTTACGCGAGTCGTCGTCTCCGCTGCAGTTTTCTgggtctctctccccttcgaCCTCGGCTCTCAGAAGCTGTGCGCCAAgacctcttctctgttccgtgggctcttcctctccatctcctccttccctcctttctcttcgaccttcttctccctctcttttctcttctcgttcgtcgttcgcctcttctcccctgccTTCTGCAGCTCCACCCTCCGCGTCATCGTACCTTCCGGCGAGTGTACGCCCACCGCAAAACTATCGACATCTTGGCGATCCACGAGCGGGCCTGTATCTTCACTTCCTGCCTTTCTGGGCTCGCGTAACTCAACCGCCCTCAGGCGCTCggttctttcttcgcgttctgccactggcgcctctctgctgctctgctGTCGCTCCACATCTTGTCCCGC TCTGGGGCTTCGACTCTCTGGCGCGCGACCTGATTGGCTGGAGTGTCTACTATGCCGCGACTCTGCTGGCTTCCTGG TGGggaatgcatgcaggcatGCAGTTGGCGCACATCGGGAGCCCTCGCAGT AGAGGCGACCGGGGACCGAGAAATGGAGTTCGATTTGGATTTGTTGCCTACGGTGTCGCTGCGCTCATCGCTGCTTCAG GCGCCCAACAAgtggaagctgcagagagcctGTACTTGCTAGCGATGGCCTGCGGGCTGCTCCTCGCGGGTGACTTTGCCTCTCACCACGCCAAAATCGCACCTCTTTG GTTCTGGAAAGAGCGTTTTCTGGGCATTTCAGTTTGCTTGGCAG CTATCGGCGCGCTTCTTTTGAGTGAGCAGCTGGGGACCCGCGGCCGCCAGACGCGTTTGGAATTTTAA